The following are encoded in a window of Lacinutrix sp. WUR7 genomic DNA:
- a CDS encoding oleate hydratase codes for MKRAKNKNSEEAKVYLIGSGIASLASAVFLVKDAGVQGKNIHILEKDNILGGALDGAGNKDDGYVVRGGRMHEKHYECYWDLLSYIPSLEDPNVSIRDESFEFNERFVSNGKARLLKEGKKLDVSSYGLSLKQQADFLKLLMTSEKLLENKRIEDWYDHDFFETNFWYIWSTMFAFQKWSSVAEMRRYMRRLIHLVDGLYRLGGVMRTKYNQYDSVVRPMKKHLEERGVVFDMKCEVVDIDFDLSSDKKTASVIHLKDKNEIVLGKNDYVFITNGSITDSTDNGAWDRPAKLKGLAESGSWKLWKNIAKKDKAFGNPGVFCDNIDLQKWYSFTATLKDSTFHDYMENFSGNVDGTGGLVTMTDSNWLMSIVIARQPHFPNQPKDVKVFWGYGLYPDRKGNYVNKTMAECTGEEILEELWYHLKIQNLMKPIVAEGKVNCIPTAMPFIDSLFMPRAYEDRPEVLVEGATNFAFLGQFAEVPKDIVFTVEYSVRTAQMAVYGLFETGKKVIPVYPSIHEAKSLIKAAKSISR; via the coding sequence ATGAAAAGAGCAAAAAATAAAAACTCAGAAGAAGCTAAAGTATATCTTATAGGAAGTGGAATAGCTTCTCTTGCAAGTGCCGTTTTTTTAGTTAAAGATGCAGGGGTACAAGGAAAGAATATACATATTTTAGAAAAAGATAATATCCTTGGTGGTGCCTTGGATGGAGCAGGCAATAAAGACGACGGTTATGTGGTTAGAGGTGGAAGGATGCACGAAAAACATTATGAGTGCTACTGGGATTTACTATCTTATATTCCATCTTTGGAAGACCCTAATGTTTCAATTCGAGATGAATCGTTTGAATTTAATGAAAGGTTTGTTTCAAACGGTAAAGCGAGGCTGTTAAAAGAGGGTAAAAAACTAGATGTATCTTCCTACGGTTTATCATTAAAACAGCAAGCAGATTTTTTAAAGCTATTAATGACATCTGAAAAGTTACTAGAAAACAAAAGAATTGAAGATTGGTATGATCATGATTTTTTTGAAACTAATTTCTGGTATATATGGTCAACGATGTTTGCTTTTCAAAAATGGAGCAGTGTTGCAGAAATGCGTAGATACATGAGACGTTTAATTCATTTAGTGGATGGACTTTACCGATTAGGAGGTGTAATGCGCACAAAATATAATCAGTACGATTCAGTAGTGCGCCCTATGAAAAAACACCTAGAAGAAAGAGGCGTTGTATTTGATATGAAATGTGAGGTTGTTGATATAGATTTTGATTTATCTTCAGATAAAAAAACAGCATCTGTCATACATCTAAAAGATAAGAATGAAATTGTGCTTGGTAAAAACGATTACGTGTTTATTACTAATGGTTCTATTACCGATAGTACAGACAATGGAGCTTGGGATAGACCTGCAAAGTTAAAAGGACTAGCAGAATCAGGATCTTGGAAACTTTGGAAAAATATTGCTAAAAAAGATAAAGCTTTTGGTAATCCTGGCGTTTTCTGCGATAATATAGATTTACAAAAATGGTATTCATTTACAGCTACGTTGAAAGATAGTACCTTCCATGATTATATGGAAAATTTTTCAGGCAATGTAGATGGTACAGGTGGTTTAGTAACCATGACCGATTCTAATTGGCTCATGTCTATTGTGATTGCACGTCAGCCACATTTTCCTAATCAACCCAAAGATGTTAAGGTATTTTGGGGTTATGGTTTATATCCAGATAGAAAAGGAAATTATGTCAATAAAACAATGGCAGAATGTACAGGTGAGGAAATCCTGGAGGAACTTTGGTATCATTTAAAAATTCAGAATTTAATGAAGCCTATTGTAGCTGAAGGAAAAGTAAACTGTATTCCAACAGCAATGCCTTTTATTGATAGCTTATTTATGCCAAGAGCGTATGAAGATAGACCAGAAGTTTTAGTTGAAGGTGCAACTAATTTTGCCTTTTTAGGTCAGTTTGCTGAGGTACCAAAAGATATTGTGTTTACTGTAGAATATTCAGTAAGAACAGCACAAATGGCAGTTTACGGATTGTTCGAAACAGGAAAAAAAGTAATTCCTGTTTATCCTTCAATTCATGAAGCAAAATCGCTTATTAAAGCTGCTAAATCTATTAGTAGATAG
- a CDS encoding oleate hydratase, with the protein MFFNYSYQKIIQIMKTNIKDTKAYLVGGGIGNMAAASFMIRDGGIPGENITIYEALPVLGGVLDAAGNAESGYSMRGGRMLCADIYECMWSLMKTIPSLTDPNKSVYDETVEFNKVVKTDAHARIINKNRAVPDLSSLGLSMHNRFELLRLLETSEEKLGNDRITDWLSPELLESNFWYMWITSFAFEPWHSAVEFKRYMHRFLKQFTQIATMGGISRTVYNEYDSLVRPLEAWLVEKGVKILKGHTVTDLNLDFDDEDGKWAVNKIEYVVEGKTETIPISKNDLVFFQNGSMGDATSIGSMTSPPKRLTKADSKGWDLWEKLAKGRPEFGNPAVFNSSIPESNWESFIVTLKDPVFFDKMEELTGNKHGTGALVTFKDSNWLLSVVLKHQRRYPQQPDGVQVFWGYSLRPDRIGDFVSKSMTECNGQDILKEICGHLRFDMDEVFSNATCIPCKMPYITSMFMPRTNTDRPLPVPKNSRNLAFVSQFVEIPHDTVFTVEYSVRAAQMAVYELLDIHKKIPPITRHDKDLKVNLDAALRTLKN; encoded by the coding sequence TTGTTTTTTAATTATTCTTATCAAAAAATTATACAAATAATGAAAACTAATATAAAAGATACTAAAGCCTATTTAGTAGGTGGAGGTATTGGGAATATGGCTGCTGCTTCATTTATGATCAGAGATGGAGGAATACCAGGAGAAAATATTACAATTTATGAAGCACTACCTGTATTAGGTGGCGTTTTAGATGCTGCTGGAAATGCAGAAAGTGGTTACTCTATGCGTGGAGGACGAATGTTATGCGCAGACATCTACGAGTGTATGTGGTCTCTAATGAAAACGATTCCTTCATTAACAGATCCTAATAAATCAGTTTATGACGAAACTGTAGAATTCAATAAAGTGGTTAAAACGGATGCTCATGCACGTATTATCAACAAAAACCGTGCGGTTCCAGATCTTTCTTCATTGGGTTTATCCATGCACAATCGATTTGAATTGCTTAGACTATTAGAAACCAGTGAAGAAAAACTTGGTAATGATAGGATTACAGATTGGTTGTCTCCAGAATTGCTAGAATCTAATTTTTGGTACATGTGGATTACTTCATTTGCTTTTGAACCTTGGCATAGTGCTGTTGAGTTCAAACGTTATATGCACCGTTTCTTAAAACAGTTTACACAAATTGCAACCATGGGTGGAATTTCACGTACGGTTTATAATGAATATGATTCTCTTGTGCGTCCTCTTGAAGCTTGGTTAGTCGAAAAAGGAGTTAAGATTTTAAAAGGACATACGGTTACAGATCTAAATCTTGATTTTGATGATGAAGATGGTAAATGGGCTGTAAACAAGATTGAATATGTGGTTGAAGGTAAGACAGAAACGATTCCAATAAGTAAGAATGATTTGGTGTTTTTCCAAAATGGCTCTATGGGAGATGCAACTAGTATTGGATCAATGACAAGTCCGCCTAAGCGTTTAACAAAAGCAGATAGTAAAGGTTGGGATTTATGGGAGAAACTAGCAAAAGGACGTCCAGAATTTGGTAATCCTGCTGTATTTAATTCTAGCATCCCAGAATCTAATTGGGAGTCATTTATTGTAACGTTAAAAGATCCCGTGTTTTTTGATAAAATGGAAGAATTGACAGGGAATAAACATGGTACAGGAGCTCTAGTGACTTTTAAAGATTCCAATTGGTTATTGTCAGTTGTATTAAAACATCAAAGACGTTATCCACAACAACCAGATGGTGTACAGGTCTTTTGGGGTTATTCTTTACGTCCAGATCGTATTGGTGATTTTGTTAGCAAGTCCATGACAGAATGTAACGGTCAAGATATCCTTAAAGAAATTTGTGGGCATCTTCGTTTTGATATGGATGAGGTGTTTTCAAATGCAACCTGTATTCCTTGCAAAATGCCATATATCACTAGTATGTTTATGCCACGTACCAATACAGATCGACCATTGCCAGTGCCAAAAAACTCAAGAAACTTGGCCTTTGTAAGTCAGTTTGTAGAAATACCACATGATACTGTTTTTACAGTAGAATATTCTGTTCGAGCAGCACAAATGGCAGTTTATGAATTACTGGATATCCATAAGAAAATTCCACCGATCACACGTCATGACAAAGATTTAAAAGTAAACCTTGATGCTGCGCTAAGAACGTTAAAAAATTAA
- a CDS encoding DUF1269 domain-containing protein, which translates to MANIIVIPFKEEKKAIEALHKMKELDVYGDITLYEHMMIRKKDNNQYEVLNDQTDGEGWRTFTGMALGGIVGALAGPLGLIIGLYTGVVAGAVWDISRYDFEDAFIKRVSNKMTPGTIAIVAEVAEDSSIFIDEALKGLSSEIIRSEAGIEFDDYVDEKVEDIEDSIEDQRQKLRKATAEEKIKIKAKIADLKAKRKAEMAALEVKRKATLNKIKNETKSRINKLESRLDDVEHDITDAFAKARKNRLNKRIKKEEEKLYQLHSALGEDIED; encoded by the coding sequence ATGGCAAATATTATCGTTATTCCTTTTAAGGAAGAGAAAAAAGCAATAGAAGCTTTACACAAAATGAAAGAACTAGATGTATATGGAGATATTACGCTCTATGAACATATGATGATTCGTAAAAAAGATAACAATCAATACGAAGTATTAAATGATCAAACCGATGGAGAAGGTTGGAGAACCTTTACAGGTATGGCTCTTGGTGGTATTGTAGGAGCTTTAGCAGGGCCTTTAGGATTAATTATCGGACTATATACAGGTGTAGTCGCAGGAGCCGTTTGGGATATTAGTCGCTATGATTTTGAAGATGCATTTATTAAAAGAGTGAGTAATAAAATGACTCCAGGAACTATAGCTATTGTGGCAGAAGTAGCAGAAGATAGTTCTATTTTTATTGATGAGGCTCTTAAAGGATTAAGCTCAGAAATTATTAGAAGTGAAGCAGGAATAGAATTCGATGATTATGTAGATGAAAAAGTAGAAGACATTGAAGATAGTATTGAAGACCAACGTCAAAAACTTAGAAAAGCTACAGCTGAAGAAAAAATTAAAATTAAAGCAAAGATTGCAGATCTAAAAGCAAAAAGAAAAGCCGAAATGGCAGCATTAGAAGTAAAGAGAAAAGCCACTTTAAATAAGATTAAAAACGAAACGAAATCTAGAATTAACAAATTAGAATCTCGTTTGGATGATGTGGAACATGATATTACAGATGCTTTTGCTAAAGCAAGAAAAAATAGACTGAATAAGAGAATCAAAAAGGAAGAAGAAAAGTTATATCAACTGCATAGTGCTTTAGGAGAAGATATTGAGGATTAA
- a CDS encoding 5'-nucleotidase, lipoprotein e(P4) family, which yields MKKSTLIPFVAFLILLGCKSQIVQQKHESSRIEKTDIPIREYTIQAVLWQQQAAEYRALSYQAFNLAQMQLHTILDRKSDYKKPIAIVTDIDETVLDNSPYSGKQIELDETYSTSRWTEWVKEKKANAIPGALDFFNYAKSKDVVVFYISNRSTNQKEETIENLQRIGFPYADQAHVLLKDSTSEKKPRRLLVQKEYDIVLLIGDNLSDFSAIFENRSTIERNRSVDSLKAFFGKKFIVLPNPTYGDWETKGVLEGKYNWTNFQKDSIRHQKIKSY from the coding sequence ATGAAAAAAAGTACCTTAATTCCTTTTGTTGCATTTTTAATTCTTCTAGGATGTAAATCACAAATAGTGCAACAAAAACACGAATCTTCAAGAATAGAAAAGACAGATATTCCTATTCGTGAATATACTATTCAGGCCGTTTTATGGCAGCAGCAAGCAGCAGAATATCGTGCTTTATCGTATCAAGCATTTAATCTTGCTCAAATGCAGTTGCATACTATTTTAGATAGAAAATCAGACTATAAAAAGCCTATTGCTATTGTAACAGATATTGATGAAACGGTATTGGATAATAGTCCTTATAGTGGTAAGCAGATTGAATTAGATGAAACGTATTCTACATCAAGATGGACAGAATGGGTAAAGGAAAAAAAGGCAAATGCAATTCCTGGAGCTCTTGATTTTTTCAATTACGCAAAAAGTAAAGATGTAGTCGTTTTTTACATTTCTAATCGATCTACAAATCAGAAAGAAGAGACTATTGAAAATCTGCAAAGAATTGGTTTCCCTTATGCTGATCAAGCTCACGTCTTATTAAAAGACAGCACTAGCGAAAAGAAACCTAGAAGGCTTCTGGTGCAAAAAGAATATGATATTGTATTGCTAATTGGTGATAATTTATCCGATTTTTCTGCCATATTCGAGAATAGATCTACCATAGAAAGAAATAGAAGTGTAGATAGTTTGAAAGCTTTTTTTGGAAAAAAATTCATCGTATTACCCAATCCAACCTATGGGGATTGGGAAACCAAAGGTGTTTTAGAAGGAAAGTATAATTGGACCAATTTTCAAAAAGACTCTATTCGTCATCAAAAAATAAAAAGCTACTAA
- a CDS encoding ferritin, protein MKTKSEFLSEAMVKLLNYRVEQEEYSSRIYLAMSTWLDDKGFVGAAKLFKQYSDEELVHAAKAKKMLLANGIQPITPALKQPKQDFISLPDVILAALEHEKEITTQCYALTKAAHTEENFMVVELGLWFCKEQAEELSKVQYLIGRLEAFGEESIMLRELDEEMGELAD, encoded by the coding sequence ATGAAAACAAAATCAGAATTTTTAAGCGAAGCAATGGTGAAGTTGCTAAATTATAGAGTAGAACAAGAAGAATATTCTTCAAGAATATATTTAGCCATGTCTACTTGGTTAGATGATAAAGGGTTTGTAGGAGCAGCAAAATTATTTAAACAATATAGTGATGAAGAGTTGGTGCATGCAGCTAAAGCAAAAAAAATGCTTTTAGCAAATGGTATCCAACCAATCACTCCAGCTTTAAAACAACCAAAACAAGATTTTATTAGCCTTCCAGATGTTATTCTGGCAGCATTAGAACATGAAAAAGAAATTACCACACAATGCTATGCACTTACCAAAGCAGCACATACCGAAGAAAACTTTATGGTTGTAGAATTGGGTTTATGGTTTTGCAAAGAGCAAGCAGAAGAGTTAAGCAAAGTGCAATATTTAATAGGACGATTAGAAGCTTTTGGAGAAGAGTCTATCATGCTAAGAGAGTTGGATGAAGAGATGGGAGAATTAGCCGATTAA
- a CDS encoding NAD(P)/FAD-dependent oxidoreductase — MKNKKKILVLGCNFAGLTVARYLHREAGDQIKITVIDRKNYINFIPNIPIEVFNNHNPADTLEFQFQKFLKSDGSEFIQGEVEHIDAITKQVYYTPNERKGSAQEHIVYDYLVIALGCKLAYDKIEGFAEFGHTFSDTFYGNEVRHYLNNDYKGGHIVIGSDRFIQGQSPKLPKIPMALAACEGPPVELAFSMADWLKNNKKGDATNITLFTPGDVIAEDAGKTILDQLLPMVSEMGYGYKTNTIGIKRLYKEGIEFKDGTSLDAEMKIVFPNWEPHAFMKGLPFVDDQGFVITDLFMRNPDYPEILAVGDAAAVTIPKLGSLGHMECEIVSKVIANEILGKEEQIDPLHPMLLCYGDMGNHKGFYMHTDEWWGGKTSILKMGYTPYILKMGFKTMYQTLGGKVPSWGLPLSEIVGDHSII; from the coding sequence ATGAAAAACAAGAAAAAAATTTTAGTTCTAGGATGTAATTTCGCAGGACTTACTGTAGCACGTTATCTGCATAGAGAAGCAGGTGACCAAATAAAAATTACGGTTATTGACCGTAAAAACTATATTAATTTTATTCCTAATATTCCTATTGAAGTTTTTAATAATCACAACCCAGCAGATACTTTAGAATTTCAGTTTCAGAAATTTTTAAAATCAGATGGAAGTGAATTCATTCAAGGAGAAGTGGAGCATATAGACGCAATTACTAAACAGGTTTATTATACTCCTAACGAAAGAAAAGGTTCTGCGCAAGAACATATTGTGTATGATTATTTGGTCATTGCTTTAGGTTGTAAACTTGCTTATGATAAAATTGAAGGGTTTGCAGAGTTCGGACATACTTTTTCGGATACTTTTTATGGTAATGAGGTTCGTCATTATTTAAATAACGATTACAAAGGAGGGCATATTGTAATAGGATCAGATCGCTTTATTCAAGGTCAAAGTCCAAAGCTTCCTAAAATTCCAATGGCATTAGCTGCTTGTGAAGGTCCTCCTGTAGAACTGGCTTTTTCTATGGCAGATTGGTTAAAAAATAATAAAAAAGGAGATGCTACCAATATAACGTTATTTACTCCTGGAGATGTTATTGCTGAGGATGCTGGTAAAACCATACTCGATCAATTACTTCCAATGGTATCAGAAATGGGCTATGGTTATAAAACCAATACAATTGGGATTAAAAGACTCTATAAAGAAGGAATAGAATTTAAAGATGGAACTAGCTTAGATGCGGAAATGAAAATCGTTTTTCCAAATTGGGAACCACATGCTTTTATGAAGGGACTTCCATTTGTAGATGATCAAGGATTTGTTATTACCGATTTATTTATGAGAAATCCAGATTATCCTGAAATTTTAGCAGTTGGTGATGCAGCCGCTGTTACCATACCTAAGCTGGGTTCTTTAGGACATATGGAATGTGAAATTGTATCGAAGGTTATAGCGAATGAAATTCTTGGTAAAGAGGAACAAATAGATCCACTGCACCCAATGCTTTTGTGTTATGGTGATATGGGGAATCATAAAGGGTTTTATATGCATACCGATGAATGGTGGGGCGGAAAAACAAGTATCTTGAAAATGGGATACACTCCATACATTTTAAAAATGGGGTTTAAAACTATGTATCAAACATTAGGTGGAAAAGTACCAAGTTGGGGATTACCATTATCTGAAATAGTGGGTGATCATTCCATAATATAA
- a CDS encoding MgtC/SapB family protein, with the protein MQWYQEISELVGSYMLGVLISLGIGLILGLEREYDKLKEDKGIAGIRTFPIVTILGFSLGNLTEIFTPWLLIISLGTFILFLAFNTYSQKQDTLGQDLTTNLALIATFVLGVMVSVAYYRDAVATAVIIVTLLSLKTRFRSVIQNITSEELFAFIKFVIIALLILPFLPNKTYGPDNLLNPFEIGSIIVIVSFLNFIGYFLVKFIGSKKGIILTAILGGLISSTAVAWNYASSSKESPELSKKYSAGIIVASAIMFPRLALLAYIFNSNILTHLALPFGILTCICVAATLFLMRKDDAIPDTNIKLGNPLNILNAIKFGAVYVIILFAVFYSNLFFGESGLYYSALIAGLADTDAITISMSKFSLDGDKLTLASSVIIAATISNMLVKLGITVFKGSKAAGKLVGYAFGSVILVGILYILIIRS; encoded by the coding sequence ATGCAATGGTATCAGGAAATTAGTGAGCTCGTAGGGTCTTATATGCTAGGAGTTCTAATCAGTTTAGGGATAGGTCTTATACTTGGTCTAGAAAGAGAGTACGACAAACTCAAGGAAGACAAAGGTATAGCAGGTATAAGAACTTTCCCTATTGTTACCATTCTTGGATTCTCATTAGGTAATCTTACCGAAATATTTACGCCTTGGCTATTAATTATCAGTTTGGGCACTTTTATTCTCTTTTTGGCATTTAATACCTATTCTCAAAAACAAGACACACTTGGTCAAGACCTAACTACCAATTTAGCCTTAATAGCAACCTTTGTTTTAGGAGTCATGGTTTCGGTAGCATATTACCGAGATGCCGTAGCAACTGCTGTAATTATAGTAACCTTATTATCTCTAAAAACGAGGTTTCGTTCTGTAATTCAAAATATTACTTCCGAAGAGCTTTTCGCTTTCATAAAATTCGTAATCATAGCCTTATTAATTCTTCCTTTTTTACCCAACAAAACCTATGGCCCAGACAATCTATTAAATCCATTCGAAATTGGATCCATTATCGTTATTGTTTCTTTCTTAAACTTTATAGGTTACTTTCTTGTCAAATTTATTGGCTCGAAAAAAGGAATTATACTAACGGCAATCCTTGGCGGACTTATCTCAAGCACAGCAGTAGCTTGGAATTATGCATCCAGTAGTAAAGAATCTCCAGAGCTTTCCAAAAAGTATAGTGCAGGAATCATAGTAGCATCCGCAATTATGTTTCCTAGATTAGCCTTACTAGCATACATTTTTAATAGTAATATATTAACCCATTTAGCATTACCCTTTGGTATATTAACCTGCATTTGCGTGGCAGCAACGTTGTTTTTAATGCGCAAAGACGATGCAATTCCTGACACCAATATTAAATTAGGCAATCCATTAAATATCTTAAATGCCATAAAATTCGGAGCAGTATATGTCATTATTCTTTTCGCCGTTTTTTATAGCAATCTGTTTTTTGGCGAAAGTGGTTTGTATTATTCCGCGTTAATTGCAGGTCTGGCAGATACTGATGCCATTACCATTAGCATGTCTAAATTCTCTTTAGATGGCGACAAATTAACCCTCGCATCTTCCGTAATTATTGCAGCGACCATTAGTAATATGCTAGTAAAACTGGGTATCACCGTATTCAAAGGTTCTAAAGCAGCAGGTAAACTTGTTGGCTATGCTTTTGGAAGCGTTATTCTGGTTGGTATTCTTTATATTCTTATTATTCGTAGCTAA
- a CDS encoding DUF5661 family protein, producing the protein MKKLNAQEAKEIGDNLGILWTDVPLDEFTKGINVEFEHGSRYPETNVTNDDKSITGKIAWAHLKEFPDYYTRLEKMENEAEEFWNKKE; encoded by the coding sequence ATGAAAAAATTAAATGCACAAGAAGCAAAAGAAATTGGGGATAATCTTGGTATTCTATGGACAGATGTTCCATTAGATGAGTTCACAAAAGGAATAAATGTAGAATTTGAACACGGTTCAAGATATCCAGAAACTAATGTTACTAACGACGATAAAAGCATCACCGGAAAAATAGCTTGGGCGCATTTAAAAGAGTTTCCAGATTACTATACACGCTTAGAAAAAATGGAAAATGAAGCGGAAGAATTTTGGAACAAAAAGGAGTAA
- a CDS encoding 2,3-diphosphoglycerate-dependent phosphoglycerate mutase, which translates to MGKLILVRHGKSLWNIENIFTGWTDIDLAPQGIQEAKVAGQIIRDNKLAIDICFSSYLKRAIRTAWIILDTANLMHIDFLKSWKLNERNYGAWQGRKKEAVRKEVGDDLFLKVRRGFSTPPPSLSMEDERNPKFDPKYAKLPTEELPLGESLEETRHRAVQYFFEAIVPELVEGKTVLVSAHGNSIRALMGHIEKISPIEISNVEVKTGVLNIYEFDTEMRLKDKYVLEHEK; encoded by the coding sequence GTGGGAAAGCTCATATTAGTAAGACACGGAAAAAGCCTTTGGAATATAGAAAACATATTTACGGGATGGACAGATATCGATCTTGCTCCTCAAGGAATCCAGGAAGCTAAGGTAGCTGGTCAAATTATAAGGGATAATAAATTAGCTATAGATATCTGTTTTTCATCTTATCTAAAAAGAGCGATACGAACCGCATGGATTATTTTAGATACTGCCAATTTAATGCACATAGACTTCCTAAAAAGTTGGAAACTTAATGAACGAAATTATGGCGCTTGGCAAGGTCGAAAAAAAGAAGCGGTAAGAAAAGAAGTGGGAGATGATCTTTTTTTAAAGGTTAGAAGAGGTTTTAGTACGCCGCCTCCAAGCTTATCTATGGAAGACGAAAGGAATCCGAAATTTGATCCGAAGTATGCTAAGCTTCCTACCGAAGAATTACCATTAGGTGAATCCTTAGAGGAAACTAGGCATAGAGCTGTTCAATACTTCTTTGAAGCGATAGTCCCAGAATTAGTAGAAGGTAAGACCGTTTTAGTTTCGGCACACGGGAATTCTATTCGAGCATTAATGGGACATATTGAAAAAATTTCTCCCATTGAAATTTCTAATGTGGAGGTGAAAACTGGAGTGTTAAATATTTATGAGTTTGATACCGAAATGAGATTAAAAGATAAATATGTTTTAGAGCATGAAAAGTAA
- a CDS encoding HdeD family acid-resistance protein, with protein sequence MATTILSSAQSAVKNWWVSLLIGILYIIAGVWVFQTPLASYVSLSIVFSVFIFVSGISQIFFSLSSRNEVQGWGWYLAGGILDLIIGLLLITHPLMTMAILPFYVGFWLLFQGFMAIGLSFQFKAADVPNWGWLLFLGLLTLVFAFLLLANPVFAGLSIVYMTAMAFVSAGVFRIFLAFDLKKIKKEFS encoded by the coding sequence ATGGCAACTACAATTTTAAGTTCCGCACAATCTGCAGTAAAAAATTGGTGGGTATCACTTTTAATAGGGATTCTATACATCATTGCAGGAGTTTGGGTGTTTCAAACACCCTTGGCAAGTTATGTTTCATTAAGCATTGTTTTTAGTGTGTTCATTTTTGTTTCCGGTATATCTCAAATCTTTTTTTCCTTATCGAGTAGAAATGAGGTCCAAGGTTGGGGCTGGTATTTGGCAGGTGGTATTCTAGATCTTATAATAGGTCTATTATTAATAACACATCCATTAATGACTATGGCAATTCTACCTTTCTATGTTGGATTTTGGCTTTTGTTTCAAGGTTTTATGGCCATTGGATTATCGTTTCAGTTTAAAGCTGCTGATGTTCCAAATTGGGGATGGTTGTTATTTTTAGGATTACTCACTTTAGTGTTTGCATTTTTGCTATTGGCAAATCCTGTTTTTGCAGGTTTAAGTATTGTTTACATGACAGCTATGGCATTTGTAAGCGCAGGCGTTTTTAGAATATTTCTAGCGTTTGATTTGAAAAAAATTAAAAAAGAATTTAGTTAA
- a CDS encoding Dps family protein, which yields MKKPNIGISAENRQAIADQLSKILADEFVLYSKTLNFHWNIEGPDFHSVHVYLETLYEEQQEVVDTVAEKIRMLGHYVPATLAKYSELTHLTEKTKGKNDSQSIFAELLEDHESIIVFIREEIKPIVEKWQADGISDYITGLMEQHEKTAWMLRSHLQ from the coding sequence ATGAAAAAACCAAACATAGGAATTTCAGCAGAAAACAGACAAGCCATAGCAGATCAATTATCCAAAATACTAGCAGATGAATTTGTATTGTATTCTAAGACTTTAAACTTTCATTGGAATATTGAAGGTCCAGATTTTCATTCGGTGCATGTTTATTTAGAAACCTTATATGAAGAGCAACAAGAAGTTGTAGATACGGTAGCAGAAAAAATACGTATGTTAGGTCATTATGTGCCTGCAACTTTAGCAAAGTATTCAGAATTGACACATCTTACTGAAAAAACAAAAGGTAAAAATGATAGTCAAAGTATCTTTGCAGAATTGTTAGAAGACCACGAAAGTATTATCGTTTTTATTAGAGAAGAAATAAAACCTATTGTCGAAAAATGGCAAGCAGATGGTATTAGTGACTATATTACTGGACTTATGGAACAGCATGAAAAAACAGCATGGATGTTACGATCCCATTTACAATAA
- a CDS encoding DUF2238 domain-containing protein — protein MKISGIITSKKVWFVFLFVAVWLNSFFGTTDIKNWGIENTLTVIALLFLILTYAKYRFSNFSYFLICIFLCLHVYGSKYTYAQNLFGYWLQEVFHSSRNHYDRLVHFSFGLLLYYPLQECLSNWIKIPKKIALKLPILVILSASALYEIIEWLVATVFFVEEGLSYLGTQGDVWDSQKDMAVAFLGVVFASVGYHIYSVLKKS, from the coding sequence ATGAAAATCAGCGGTATAATAACCTCAAAAAAGGTTTGGTTTGTTTTTTTATTTGTAGCAGTTTGGCTAAATTCATTCTTTGGTACTACAGACATTAAAAATTGGGGTATCGAAAATACATTAACGGTTATTGCACTGCTTTTTTTAATACTTACCTACGCAAAGTATCGCTTTAGTAATTTTAGTTATTTTTTAATTTGTATCTTTCTTTGCCTTCACGTGTATGGTTCTAAATACACCTATGCGCAAAACTTGTTTGGCTATTGGTTGCAAGAGGTTTTTCATTCTTCAAGAAATCATTATGACAGATTAGTCCATTTTAGTTTTGGCCTTCTATTGTATTACCCATTGCAAGAATGCCTTTCCAATTGGATTAAAATCCCCAAAAAAATAGCTTTAAAACTTCCCATTTTAGTTATTCTATCTGCAAGTGCTTTATATGAAATTATAGAATGGCTTGTAGCAACTGTATTTTTTGTAGAAGAAGGACTTTCTTATTTAGGTACACAAGGTGATGTCTGGGATTCGCAAAAGGATATGGCAGTAGCATTTTTAGGTGTTGTATTTGCTTCCGTGGGATATCATATCTATTCGGTATTAAAAAAATCTTAA